A single window of Herpetosiphonaceae bacterium DNA harbors:
- a CDS encoding glutamine amidotransferase, which produces MYQLTIAHLYPEQMNIYGDRGNILTLTQRCRWRGIGVEVDAVKPGQAVDWTRYDLAFFGGGQDSGQSLIADDFVGRHGPSLKAAIDDGLVLLAICGGYQMLGHYFLTHTGEKLPGIGALDLHTVGGKQRLIGNIAVEWTTPHAGLRTLVGFENHSGRTYLGAGVQPLGRVLRGYGNNGEDGTEGAVYRNAHGCYMHGSLLPKNPHFADHLLGLALQRRYGASAALNPLDDALETQAHEVMIGRLVA; this is translated from the coding sequence ATGTATCAACTCACAATCGCGCATCTGTACCCTGAGCAGATGAACATTTACGGCGACCGTGGCAATATCTTGACGCTGACGCAGCGCTGCCGCTGGCGGGGCATCGGCGTGGAGGTGGATGCGGTCAAGCCCGGTCAGGCCGTCGATTGGACGCGCTACGATCTGGCGTTTTTCGGCGGCGGGCAGGATAGCGGCCAGTCGCTGATCGCCGATGATTTCGTGGGGCGGCACGGCCCCAGCCTCAAGGCGGCGATCGACGATGGCCTGGTGCTGCTGGCGATCTGCGGCGGCTACCAGATGTTGGGCCATTACTTTTTGACGCATACCGGCGAGAAGCTGCCCGGCATCGGCGCGCTCGATCTGCATACGGTCGGCGGCAAGCAGCGGCTGATCGGCAATATCGCCGTCGAGTGGACCACGCCGCACGCCGGGTTGCGCACGCTGGTCGGCTTTGAAAACCACAGCGGGCGGACCTATCTGGGCGCTGGCGTGCAGCCGCTCGGACGGGTGCTGCGCGGCTACGGCAATAACGGCGAGGATGGTACCGAGGGCGCGGTCTATCGGAACGCCCACGGCTGCTATATGCATGGCTCGCTGCTGCCCAAAAATCCGCACTTCGCCGATCATCTGCTGGGGCTGGCGCTTCAGCGGCGCTACGGCGCTTCAGCGGCGCTCAATCCGCTCGACGACGCGCTGGAGACGCAGGCGCACGAGGTGATGATCGGGCGGCTAGTAGCGTAA